The Quercus lobata isolate SW786 chromosome 9, ValleyOak3.0 Primary Assembly, whole genome shotgun sequence region tttcatatCACTAATATAGGCAAAGATGATAAAGAATTAAGCTTCCTCCATGGAAATATTGAAAGCTTTTTTTGTGAAGCTGAGGATGAAACTGACCTAAAAACTTGAAGATTGACCTTCTAGATGTAGCAATATTATGAGCCATTCAATTGGGACCATAGTATTTGTGCAATTGGGCATGAGTTGTAAAGATGCAGTGTTGTTTCTATATCTTTTTGACATGAAGGGAAGCTTATGTCTTCTATGGTGAATCTTTGATTGATCACTGACCTGGGAGGGAGAGAATTCCAGGCTATTTTTCATCGGAGatatttttaaatctttcttCAATTCTGGATTTCCATATCCTCCAAAGTCCAAATAGCTGTTGATAAAAGGGATTATTGAAGAGAACCACTTGATCAGCTCTGTAGTTGATTATGTAGAGAACTGACCATTTGGATCTGGAGACACAAACCAGCCAGCTTTCTCATAGGAATTGCGTGCCTAGTCTTACAATATGGGAAAGTATGGTTATGAGATACTTTATATTAAAGCATTCATGTTAGCCTTAAGCACTAGGACGCGTGAAGCCATTTTGCTCTATATAGAGGATTTGACTATAGGAAATGTTATGCACAAGGCCCattgtcatttttatattactCGGCCATTATTATGGACCATGAATTATAGTTCGGTTTTCTTGCTAACTGGGCAAAGCCTGCAACTAGATATTACATTAGCGGAAAGACATTTTAAACCATTCCCTTACCCTAAGTTTGGATGAAAGGAAATGGGGGAGAGGAGAgaggaaaggagaagaagagatcATAATGTACagaattttagtatattttggAATGTACTGAGTTTTAGTCTTGGCTTCACACCTAGTACAAGTTATCATAATCAGGCCCTCGCGGAACCATTTAGCAATATCCATTTGTTGACAAAACCAATATATCTAAGATTCAAAAACCATGGTAAAAGGAAGTGAAGCCGAGACTCATCCAGGTGTGACTGAACACTGCGTTTCAAGAAATGGAGTCCTTTGGAAGATGTCATATCCAAAGCTTATACATTAAGTGAATCCTGTTGTAGGTGACTGCAATTCTGCTGCAGAATTCTCCCTGCTGTGACGACTTCATTTCATCTGATCAAAAACTTGTGGCACAGCACCATAAATGCCAAACTTCCTGCAGAGAAAGCTGTTCAGGGAAAGGGCATATCAGTATATTACTACATACTATGAGCTTCCTGTATGATATAAATCACACTtactttgaataaaaaatagaatacttACAACTGATACTCATTGGGAAGTTTGGCACATACTCTGTTGTAGAGCTCTACCATGATCTTGCAGATGGCACGTATTATCAAGGTACCATATCAATTATGCCTCAGTCTACAGAAATGATAGCATCACAAGCAATCGATTCAGTTTTCCTCTCTTCTGTATTTGGGGACAATGTGCATAAAACGAAAATTAAAGAACTATATAAACAAGATCAAACTGGGAGAGCTTAGAACCTATTAATTATCAACTATAAGCAAGAGAGCTCTATGGGATCTCCTTCCAATATAGGTAAACTCAATAACCATAACACTTTTAGGGTAACTCTGCACTCACTCCAAGCCTCTCAAGATTCACATGACATATCTAAGAAACTTCTATAAATGCTAGCAGCTATAGATAACATGTGCCTATTTTTATGCTACGGTTATGTAAGTAGGATTAGCAAGAGGATAATGTATCAAGGCCCACCATTGTGTGCCAGCCTAAAAGTGGGTGGATTGGGGGAAGGAACCTGTTAAGAGGGGTGCCCCCACAGCAATCAAtttcaacaaacaaacaagggtAAAAAAATGTCTTCACCTTTACCTCCTACTAAACACAAGGTTAGGAAACCtccttttttatcttgtaagCAACATAACATTTTTCCATGGCCATTTTGCATACCAAAACAATTTGCATCTAGCTAAGTGAAAGATTAATTTAACTTCAAGGGTTGTACTTCTATAATAGCTTATAGCTTGCAGGAgttattttcacaaaattacATACCATGTGGAGTAATACTTCTATAATGAACATAAAGAtattaaataagaaaagaaacattttaaattacCACAGTAACTATTCTGAATCTTCTTCACTTTCAATGGCAGGAATTCTGCGGAAACGAGCCAAGTATCGCAGATATGATACTTCACTTTTATTTGGTGTCACTGATCTCTTACGCTTAGCAGAAAACCCTGTCCCGGAAAGTGAATCAAATAAATCTCCCATGTCCATTTCCTTTGGGACCCCACTATTCTCATCAGCATAGCTACAGAATCACCCATTGAAGTCAAGAAAAAATAAGGATCAATCAGGTAAGAATtcaatgaaataatttttttatataatatttttttttaagacaagaaaaagaaaagaaaaatgcatataATAAAAGCAACACttttttgggtatttcttttaaaaatttttgggAGGGAGGGGGGGAGGGATGTTCAAAGTCAATATTAAAAAGGGTCCAGTTAACGGATGCCCTTAGGGTATCTGTTAATGGACCaatttagaaaagttttaatatcacttttatgagaaatataaaaaactgtcaaaagagttggttacttttttcttttcctataaaaagtttctaaaaatattttctaaactaatgcCCTTAGTgcatccattaactttttccTATTGAAAAATACTCTGCAAACACCATAGCATGCATTAGTCATATTTCAAATTGTCCGGGAAAATGTGCAGTACATAAATATACATTCATGAAATAACAGTGTAGTTTTAACCACATCTTGATAGGAAAGGACACAAGGGTTGATCAGCTGTCTCCATTCTCCCATTTACATTTTGGAAGTGCTATTCATTCTTGGCTAAGCTTAACTCAACCCAGCTCAACTAATTGGGTGCTTTGAAAGTACTAttcattacttatcaaaatattagtgaaaaaatattgaatactAAGGTGGCCCTGCTGTTACTATTTAAGATATATTAGTACACAAAATGATGATAGACATGGAgggaaataaaaattataaataacaaaTAGGTGCAAGCTTTTTGGCTGAAACTGTATGacaaatttcttaaataaaatgtaaacaaaggCTACTAAAGGAGGCAATGGAAGCCATACCGTTCACGAATGATTTTGAATGCTTCTTTTGTAGCATAAGGCAGCCCTGTCTTTGGATCACGATACCTACAACATGAAATGAAAATTCATTAAGAAGTATGGTGGTAGAGTATACCAAGGAACCATTGTCAAACAACTTCCATATCAAAggtcaaaatcaatgaaaataatcaatttaatagGGCATCATCAAGTTAACATATATATTAACTCTGTTCACTTGCTCATTTACAGGTTGAATAAGAGCATCTACTAATTCTACTTCCCACTTCTGAACCAATCAGAAAGAACCTCTAGTTCTAGTGTGACTCCATACTTATCAGTCCCAAAGAATGAGACACCATACATCATTCCAAAGAAAAACCTTACTAACATCCCCAACCTCAAATGACTttctattaattaaataatgagAGCGTGCCACCCACTTCAAATAGTCTTCCACAAACCTAAGCCATGTCTATGCCTCACAATTGATGTCGTTGAGCAACCTTTATCATCCACAACTTCAATGCTATCACCCAGCTTTGTAATCTATCCCTCTCCACTATACTCAAATGAACCCTACAACCCAAAAGTATTTCCTTTTGATCTAGTCCTAACCTCAttaattttttaccatttaatACATGGACAATCAAAGCTGCAGGTTCATgtcatttagcaaaaaaaaattgagagaaaaacagAAAGTCAATTGCCAATGACAAAAATTAACAATCTCCCTTATCAagtcattttattaatgatttttttttcttgtaaaaacTATATTACTAAATCAAGGGTTAACCATGCACGATAGAACATCATTATAAACCATATGTTCTCCAGTTGTACTTGTAAAGAAATCAACAACATTTTTAGACTTTGCATTTGAATGTTTTTTCCTGCAGAAATATCTTTAGGGAAATCACTGACCACCAAATCAGAAATTCAGCTCTTACCTGGCAGGCAAACCAGTAACTGCACATACAGCCTTCTCCGGATCTGGaaagaaatttaattagaatacATAAATCAAAAGCATAGCCACAGAATATGATCAAGAAGTCCCTAACTGCCACCAAAGAATGTGAAATGCATCTAAGTGTGCTTTTAAGCGCAAAGACAgaagttattttttgttttaccttatTAAACTTAAGCTTGAGGATTGATACTTTTttaggaagaagaaaatggggcaaaaaagaagaaggggggggggggggaaggcgtaggaaagagagagaaactaaggACAAGAAAAAGGAGGATGAAAAGTTGGAACCTTTAATAAAGTAAGGTTACCATAAAACCGGGTAAatgtttatctttttttttttttttggataactcAGGGTAAATGTTTACCTTCAAAGTATCTGCATCATAAGAAGCCAGAGTTTTGCCCCAAAAAGAGCAAGAAAGGGCATACCCCTGAACACAGGAAGTATACAAAGGAAGTGACATACAAaaaagatgatgaagaagaaaaatccgaaaaaattatctaaaattgTTGTCATCCAGGAACTGTAACAAGTTCGAGGAGAATGAAATAGTAGCAAAAGTCCATCTGTATAAAGCCTTCAAAAAAGAGAACTTCAACTTTGATAAAGGTAACTCCTTCCCCTCAAAACAATGCACATTCCTTTATCTCCATATTCACAACATTCAACAAAGGCCTTTCTAAAACTCCAGGTTTAtagataatatattaatattaaagcTCTTAAAGAGCCATTGTGAACTGAATTTTTGTGATCTTCATCCTAATAGACAACTCACTTCGACTACAGTAAGCTATGCAGCtttgtttcttttataaaaagCAGGTGCAAAGTCAAAGGTATATGTGAATCATATCAGAGAGCTTTAGAAGTTCTAAACTTCGTTTGTAGTACTAATACAAAGTTGGGCAGAAATATAGCAGCAGTATCTCAAATGATGATAGAAACTTCAGGTAGCATCATCTCCATAAAAACAAGACTGATCTACAGCTGAAACAGGCAAGTGCACTCTTGTGGATCATTATGAGGAGCAGGGTGTCTAAAGATAAACTATGCAATTTAGCAGGACAATAGATCCACTTTTAAGATCATGGCACAGGGGTCTAAAGGTTTATCTTCAATTCCTGGCTTAGGGAGGCGACTGACACAAGGAGGTAATTTATTGCTAGTAGCAGGGACAAAGCTTAACATGCATAAAAATATCAGTGACTGTATAGCTtaatatttgagaaaaaaaaaaaaaatcatccataaGAAAACAGCACCGTCAACCATTGGCAATCTTGTATGGGAATGATTTGtatacaatcaaattttgcataaagatactctttttaaaataataataataataatgaggtACCGGTATTATTGAAAAAAGGAAGGGTCATGAACACAAGATGCATACACAAACTTAACTAAAGAATACAATGACAAAAAATTAGGCTCTAAAAGGAAGAGAGCGTATAAAATCATTAgcataaatatatttataaaaagaaagcaTTTTCACCATGATATTAAAATGAAGACAAGCACATAAAGTTAACTTACAAGGAACAGGTGTTGTAGAAATCTCTGACAGAAATGACAATCCTTTACTGAATTCTAAATATGAAGAACCTGTACAGAATTTATAGATCAACATTAATTTAATCCAACTTGAATTAATTTTGcagcaaaataaatatttgtgcACTCACTTTGTTGTCTAAAACCTATATGTAAATTAAATTATGAAGGAAAGCTTACCGTCCTTTGAAAAAAATCGTATCTGCGGGCCACTGTAGACAGCTTTATGCACAATTGCTCTTTTCTTAACTTCTTCCTCCCTTGCTAAAACACGCTCCAAGTTCCTCAAGTTCATGATTTCTGCAAAATTATAACCAATGCCATTCAAGTATAGATCATACAGAAAGTAAAAGCTTCACAAATTcataacatataaataaaaagtttccAGCAATCCTCAAATCATTTCCTAAAACTGAGTATTAAGAGTAAAAACCTGTTTGAGCTGCTTCCAAGAGCATCTCTTCTTGGgtcatcttcttctcctctccttcctttttcctttttattggcTGAAAATTCATTCCAACTTGAATGATTGCATGTCTTTAGATTTGAAAATGCTACTCATGCAAATTTTACAAGTAGCAAAGTTTTAACAAATCAAATGAACTAAGGAAGCAGTGAGCAATGCCACTAAGGATTAGAATAACATATGCAAGAATATGACCCAGCTCATCCATGAGAATCTTAAAATAAACCTATTCTAGTACTAAAAATCAATTAGGGTTTTTGCAAAGTGAGaatggaaaagtaaataaataaataattctttctCAGACATGCATTTGCAATAGTTAAATAGTTGAATTTGCCCAACTTCAAAAAGGATATCCCCAAGATACATtatatcataaatttttaattcattttatcAATATGAGATGCCACTGGTGATAGTATAAGTTTAAGTCTCTGCAAACAGccttttatttcttcaaaagTAAAGTGAATTTCTTATTCATCATGACCATCATTCCATTTAAACAACAAGCAACTCTTTAATCATAACTGGAAGTATGTCCAGCAAGAAATGCTATAATAAGACAGACAACTGACCTTCATTGTTGCTTGCAGAGCTGCGCGTATTGCATCTCTCTCAGCTTGCCTAACAATGACCGAAGTTCTAGTAGATTTCCTGATCGTCCTCTCTCCTTCATTGTCATCAGGGCCATCATGGTGTTCACGGGAGCCAGACTTTTGAGCTGGTTTTTCATCATTGGGATCGGCTTCTAACTTCGAGAGGTCTTTCTTTTTCGTTTTCCTCTTCGCTAGAGTCTTTCCGGGGAATATTAGTCTCTTCTTTGGACGCGACCTATAAGAAAACCCAACATTTAGAAACACTCCCAAATTGATAGTATCTTAAAACATCATTTGCTTTAGCCAATAGAAACTAAACCTGTCCTCAACATCGTTTTCTACTTCTTCATCTGGCTCGGGCTCCTAAATAACATGATAACGaaacaaaaaaatctttagCAGGATGACTACATTTTAGACTGTTCAATTTCTAAACAAGAGCCCTTTAGACTCGCCTCTAGCTAGTAAAACCTACAAGAAACCGACCCCACCCGCCATAACAAGATATCGGGTAATCTAGGGGCATTCACCCTTCGCGGGTTAAGTAATGTATGCTCATGCCCAGAAGCTATATTCTAGTCTGTTAAACTAAACTAAGctcattttttggtttaattagcTTTAAATTGGGGTTATGTACAGCTTAATTTAGCATTACAGAAAAAAGTAAATTTGTTAAGAAAGTATAAGGAAGCTCTTACATCTTCATCAAAGTCACTATCAAACTCATCAGCAACCTCTTGCTCTTCTTCATAATTAACATCATTCTCTTCCTGAAAATCACATATGTAACATAGTTAATTTCCAAGTTAACAATATTAGAaacaaaattgagagagagagagagagagagagagagagagagaaaagtacaTCTTTAAGAGCCTCTTGATTCCAGAAAAGCTCgtcttcttcaatttcctcGTCGAGCAGCTTATTCATTCTCTTCCCTCTCGTTGGTCGAGAGGTGCGATCGAGGAATGCatgtgcttcttcttcttgttctttagAGGTCTCCATCACAGGCCAAGACAGTGTGACGCAGAGAATCAATCTACTAGAGCGAACTATCCAATTTCAAAAATGTATGAACTTTGCTATGTTCAGTTCTCGTCTAGggcttcttttctcttctctgttaaacacacacacacactggtCTGCGGTTTTTTTTGGATGGGGTCGGATCGAAACgaagaaggaggaggaaagTGGTCGCGTTTTTAAAATGGGCTTCGAGAGCCCACTCACTCCTAAGGCCCATTTATGAAGAGATTTGGCATTTGGGCTTGGTTTGGAAAAAGCACAAAACGTTGTAATGTAAACTACACGCTGTCCCGTTTTAAGTTAGGATTTTTGTGTTTCACGATCACGACGACctgatttatataatataatattttcaaaataaattagagGTGATAAGTTAGAGTATTCACAGTAATAGTACTAAATagctatattactatttttaacaCTACTAAATACTAAAATGTGTCCTGCAATGGTGGAgccaaaactatatttttttacttcacAGTTACTATTTATAACTACTTTT contains the following coding sequences:
- the LOC115960657 gene encoding SWR1 complex subunit 2 isoform X1; translation: METSKEQEEEAHAFLDRTSRPTRGKRMNKLLDEEIEEDELFWNQEALKDEENDVNYEEEQEVADEFDSDFDEDEPEPDEEVENDVEDRSRPKKRLIFPGKTLAKRKTKKKDLSKLEADPNDEKPAQKSGSREHHDGPDDNEGERTIRKSTRTSVIVRQAERDAIRAALQATMKPIKRKKEGEEKKMTQEEMLLEAAQTEIMNLRNLERVLAREEEVKKRAIVHKAVYSGPQIRFFSKDGSSYLEFSKGLSFLSEISTTPVPYPEKAVCAVTGLPARYRDPKTGLPYATKEAFKIIRERYADENSGVPKEMDMGDLFDSLSGTGFSAKRKRSVTPNKSEVSYLRYLARFRRIPAIESEEDSE
- the LOC115960657 gene encoding SWR1 complex subunit 2 isoform X2 — protein: MKRMMLIMKKSKRLLMSLIVTLMKMSRPKKRLIFPGKTLAKRKTKKKDLSKLEADPNDEKPAQKSGSREHHDGPDDNEGERTIRKSTRTSVIVRQAERDAIRAALQATMKPIKRKKEGEEKKMTQEEMLLEAAQTEIMNLRNLERVLAREEEVKKRAIVHKAVYSGPQIRFFSKDGSSYLEFSKGLSFLSEISTTPVPYPEKAVCAVTGLPARYRDPKTGLPYATKEAFKIIRERYADENSGVPKEMDMGDLFDSLSGTGFSAKRKRSVTPNKSEVSYLRYLARFRRIPAIESEEDSE